From a region of the Xanthomonas rydalmerensis genome:
- a CDS encoding acyl-CoA dehydrogenase, with product MTELLSPTALGDADDLRGAALHVLARHPHLPLPGAGDTLDRWRTLAEIAAADVCLAKVLEAHYDALAILAELGAPAPPSGQLFAVWAAEAPDARLAYRGDARRGEVLGRKAWCSGAGIVDQALLTAHDAERQQLVQVQLRQPGIAIDTQAWAAVGMARVVSGPVTFDAVPAVAVGAPGQYLQRPGFWHGGAGIAACWYGAACAIAERLRAHSKLQRDAHAAMHLGVIDQHLGAARALLRELAAAIDAAPDQAHRHAVIRLRSFVERAATEVLDRVGRALGPGPLCSDREHAMRCADLAVFVRQSHAEHDWAALGQALGEQVQPWRL from the coding sequence TTGACCGAACTGCTTTCCCCCACTGCCCTCGGTGACGCCGACGACCTGCGCGGCGCTGCCTTGCACGTCCTCGCGCGCCATCCACACTTGCCGCTGCCTGGCGCGGGCGACACCTTGGACCGCTGGCGCACCCTCGCCGAGATCGCCGCGGCCGACGTGTGCCTGGCCAAGGTGCTGGAAGCGCATTACGACGCGCTCGCGATCCTGGCCGAACTCGGCGCGCCGGCGCCGCCGTCCGGACAATTGTTTGCCGTGTGGGCCGCGGAAGCGCCGGACGCGCGTCTGGCGTACCGCGGCGACGCGCGACGCGGCGAGGTCCTTGGCCGCAAGGCGTGGTGTTCCGGTGCCGGCATCGTCGATCAGGCGTTGCTCACCGCGCATGACGCAGAACGGCAGCAGTTGGTGCAGGTGCAGTTGCGCCAGCCCGGCATCGCCATCGACACGCAGGCCTGGGCTGCCGTCGGCATGGCCCGTGTGGTCAGCGGCCCGGTGACGTTTGATGCGGTGCCGGCGGTCGCGGTCGGCGCGCCAGGTCAGTACCTGCAGCGTCCCGGGTTCTGGCATGGCGGTGCCGGCATCGCCGCCTGCTGGTACGGTGCCGCGTGCGCGATAGCCGAGCGCCTGCGCGCGCATTCCAAACTGCAGCGCGATGCGCATGCGGCGATGCACCTGGGCGTGATCGACCAGCACCTCGGCGCGGCGCGCGCGCTGTTGCGCGAACTGGCTGCCGCCATCGACGCCGCGCCCGACCAGGCGCATCGGCATGCGGTGATCCGGCTGCGTTCGTTCGTGGAGCGTGCCGCCACCGAGGTGCTCGATCGCGTCGGCCGCGCGCTTGGCCCGGGTCCGCTGTGCAGCGACCGCGAACATGCGATGCGCTGCGCCGACCTTGCGGTGTTCGTGCGGCAGAGCCATGCCGAGCATGATTGGGCCGCATTGGGCCAGGCATTGGGCGAGCAGGTGCAGCCATGGCGGCTGTGA
- a CDS encoding zinc-dependent alcohol dehydrogenase, whose protein sequence is MQALTYHGTRDVRVETVPDPVLVETDDIILRVTATAICGSDLHLYRGKIPDLHTGDVLGHEFMGVVEEVGPDVQRVKKGDRVVIPFVIACGECFHCRLTEYAACETTNTGKGAALNQKGIRPPAALFGYSHLYGGVAGGQAEYVRVPKANVGPLVVPDVLHDEQVLFLSDILPTGYQAAVNAGVRQGSTVAIFGAGPVGLMTAACCRMLGAERIFMVDRYPYRLDFAQRTYGVIPLNFEEVDDPADIIVGQTDGRGVDASIDAVGFEAKGSTVETVMATLKLEGSSGTALRQCIAATRRGGTVSVPGVYAGFIHGFLFGDAFDKGLSFKMGQTHVQRFMPELLEHIGEGRLRPNEIITHRLSLAEAAQGYSIFDKKEQDCRKVILTP, encoded by the coding sequence ATGCAAGCTCTGACCTATCACGGCACCCGGGATGTGCGCGTGGAAACCGTTCCCGACCCGGTGCTGGTGGAGACCGACGACATCATTTTGCGCGTCACCGCCACCGCGATCTGCGGCTCGGACCTGCATCTGTACCGCGGCAAGATCCCCGACCTGCACACCGGCGACGTGCTCGGGCACGAGTTCATGGGCGTGGTCGAGGAGGTCGGCCCGGACGTGCAGCGGGTGAAGAAGGGGGACCGCGTGGTGATCCCGTTCGTGATCGCCTGCGGCGAGTGCTTCCATTGCCGGCTCACCGAGTACGCCGCTTGCGAGACGACCAACACCGGCAAGGGCGCGGCGCTGAACCAGAAAGGCATCCGGCCGCCGGCCGCGCTGTTCGGCTATAGCCATCTGTACGGCGGCGTCGCCGGCGGCCAGGCCGAGTACGTGCGCGTGCCCAAGGCCAATGTCGGCCCGCTGGTGGTGCCGGACGTGCTGCACGACGAGCAGGTGCTGTTCCTTTCCGACATCCTGCCCACCGGCTACCAGGCCGCAGTCAATGCGGGCGTGCGCCAGGGCAGCACGGTGGCGATCTTCGGCGCCGGCCCGGTCGGGCTGATGACCGCGGCCTGCTGCCGCATGCTCGGCGCCGAGCGCATCTTCATGGTCGATCGCTATCCGTACCGGCTGGACTTCGCCCAGCGCACCTACGGCGTGATCCCGCTGAACTTCGAGGAAGTGGACGATCCGGCCGACATCATCGTCGGCCAGACCGACGGCCGCGGCGTGGATGCCAGCATCGACGCGGTGGGCTTCGAGGCCAAGGGCAGCACGGTGGAGACGGTGATGGCCACGCTGAAGCTGGAAGGCAGCAGCGGCACCGCGCTGCGCCAATGCATCGCCGCCACCCGCCGTGGCGGCACCGTCAGCGTACCCGGCGTGTACGCCGGCTTCATCCACGGCTTCCTGTTCGGCGACGCCTTCGACAAGGGGCTGAGCTTCAAGATGGGCCAGACCCACGTGCAGCGCTTCATGCCGGAACTGCTGGAACACATCGGCGAGGGCCGGCTGCGCCCGAACGAGATCATCACCCATCGCCTCAGCCTGGCCGAGGCGGCGCAGGGCTATTCCATCTTCGACAAGAAGGAGCAGGACTGCCGCAAGGTGATCCTGACGCCGTAG
- a CDS encoding nucleotide pyrophosphohydrolase produces MPDSLHDLQAAQRAFADARDWGQFHSPRNLAAALSVEAAELLEHFQWLDDAQSKQLSAEKKQQVGSEIADVLLYLVQLCDKLDIDPIEAAQHKMLVNAAKYPVERAKGRITKYTEL; encoded by the coding sequence ATGCCCGACAGCCTCCACGACCTGCAGGCCGCCCAGCGCGCCTTCGCCGACGCCCGCGACTGGGGTCAGTTCCACAGTCCGCGCAATCTCGCCGCGGCGCTGTCGGTGGAAGCGGCGGAATTGCTGGAACATTTCCAATGGCTGGACGATGCGCAGAGCAAGCAACTGTCTGCAGAAAAAAAGCAACAGGTCGGCAGCGAGATCGCCGACGTGCTGCTGTACCTGGTGCAGTTGTGCGACAAGCTGGACATCGACCCGATCGAGGCTGCGCAGCACAAGATGCTGGTCAACGCCGCCAAGTATCCGGTGGAGCGTGCCAAGGGCCGCATCACAAAGTACACCGAGCTATAA
- a CDS encoding phosphatase PAP2 family protein, producing MWSAISNFGDAAMTLPLALVCALWLALGSGGWRAAGTWLGLVATAAALVGATKILYAGCGVELRALQFRVISGHTMLAACVWPMACMLCLRARPRPRLAVACGFAIASVIAIARVYARAHSLSEVAAGVVVGAATTACYLRWRGAPQLPARLRMYAILSVALVGVLMYGRHAPIQHAIQTYSPALCGRDG from the coding sequence ATGTGGTCTGCCATCAGCAATTTCGGCGACGCAGCGATGACGCTGCCGCTGGCGCTCGTCTGCGCCCTGTGGCTGGCGCTGGGCAGCGGCGGTTGGCGCGCCGCCGGCACATGGCTGGGCCTGGTGGCGACCGCCGCGGCCCTGGTGGGGGCGACCAAGATTCTCTATGCCGGCTGCGGCGTGGAGCTGCGCGCGCTGCAGTTCCGGGTGATCAGTGGGCACACCATGCTCGCCGCCTGCGTGTGGCCGATGGCCTGCATGCTGTGCCTGCGCGCCCGCCCGCGGCCGCGCCTCGCGGTGGCCTGCGGATTCGCCATCGCCAGCGTGATCGCCATTGCCCGCGTCTACGCACGGGCGCATAGCCTGTCCGAGGTCGCGGCCGGCGTGGTCGTTGGTGCCGCGACGACGGCCTGCTACCTGCGGTGGCGCGGCGCGCCGCAGTTGCCTGCTCGCCTGCGCATGTATGCGATCTTGTCTGTCGCCCTGGTCGGCGTGCTGATGTACGGACGCCACGCGCCGATCCAGCACGCTATCCAGACCTATTCGCCGGCGCTGTGCGGTCGCGACGGCTGA
- a CDS encoding DUF763 domain-containing protein, whose protein sequence is MSRRSGSADLPLHGGRVPHWLGARMTRLGAVMCQAIVHSYGRDELLRRLAHPFWFQSLGAVMGMDWHSSGITTSVLGALKRGLAPLSGELGIHVCGGRGRHSRATPDELQAVGERTGLDGAELARVSRLVAKVDSAAVQDGFDLYLHGFIVSDDGRWVVVQQGMHGARKQARRYHWLSEGLISFVDAPHAAIDGPRQGRIVNLADHRAAAARAAQVDLLQTLAPERIAREYATLEAAQTSAPVAAVPARAAQRRSDTALPADALFAKTGDLFAPAAATAPERRPADLPHLSLPDHHDVRGSDVVVRRLHGALAAAAECGPRDFADLLQVPGVGARTVRALALVAEVLHGTPCRFSDPARFSLAHGGKDRHPFPVPTRVYDHTIGVLKTAVAQAKLGREEKLEAIRRLDVQARLLEPTARGPSVEDYIAEERAQSHAYGGRSVFGWEPAPHDVAERRAAHAS, encoded by the coding sequence ATGAGCCGACGTTCCGGCAGCGCCGATCTGCCCCTGCACGGCGGCCGCGTGCCGCATTGGTTGGGCGCGCGCATGACCCGGCTCGGCGCGGTGATGTGCCAGGCCATCGTGCACAGCTATGGCCGCGACGAATTGCTGCGGCGCCTGGCGCATCCGTTCTGGTTCCAGTCGCTGGGCGCGGTGATGGGCATGGACTGGCATTCCTCCGGCATCACCACCAGTGTGCTCGGCGCGCTCAAGCGCGGCCTGGCGCCGCTGTCCGGCGAACTGGGCATCCATGTGTGCGGCGGCCGTGGGCGGCATTCGCGGGCCACGCCGGACGAACTGCAGGCGGTGGGCGAGCGGACCGGCCTGGACGGTGCGGAACTGGCGCGCGTCAGCCGCCTGGTGGCCAAGGTCGACAGCGCCGCGGTGCAGGACGGCTTCGACCTGTACCTGCATGGCTTCATCGTCAGCGACGACGGGCGCTGGGTGGTGGTGCAGCAGGGCATGCACGGCGCGCGCAAGCAGGCGCGCCGCTATCACTGGCTGTCGGAAGGCCTGATCAGCTTCGTCGATGCGCCGCATGCGGCGATCGATGGCCCGCGCCAGGGCCGCATCGTCAATCTCGCCGATCATCGCGCCGCCGCCGCGCGTGCGGCGCAGGTGGACCTGCTGCAGACGCTGGCTCCGGAGCGCATCGCCCGCGAATACGCCACGCTGGAGGCGGCGCAAACGTCGGCGCCAGTTGCCGCAGTGCCGGCGCGCGCCGCGCAGCGACGGTCCGACACTGCGCTGCCGGCCGATGCGCTGTTCGCCAAGACCGGCGACCTGTTCGCTCCAGCAGCGGCGACGGCGCCCGAGCGCCGGCCGGCCGACCTGCCGCATCTGTCGCTGCCCGACCACCACGATGTGCGCGGCAGCGACGTCGTGGTGCGGCGACTGCACGGCGCACTGGCTGCTGCCGCCGAATGTGGGCCGCGCGATTTCGCCGATCTGCTGCAGGTGCCGGGCGTGGGCGCACGCACGGTGCGCGCGCTGGCTCTGGTGGCCGAGGTGCTGCACGGCACGCCGTGCCGCTTCAGCGATCCGGCGCGGTTCTCACTGGCCCATGGCGGCAAGGACCGGCATCCGTTTCCGGTGCCCACGCGGGTCTACGACCACACCATCGGCGTGCTCAAGACCGCGGTGGCGCAGGCCAAGCTGGGGCGCGAGGAAAAGCTGGAGGCGATCCGTCGCCTGGACGTGCAGGCCCGCCTGCTCGAGCCGACCGCGCGTGGTCCGTCGGTGGAGGACTACATCGCCGAGGAGCGTGCGCAATCGCACGCCTACGGTGGGCGCAGCGTGTTCGGCTGGGAGCCGGCGCCGCACGATGTCGCGGAGCGGCGCGCCGCACACGCGAGCTGA
- a CDS encoding DUF4291 domain-containing protein — protein MHSVSYAALQPTWPRQGRHILARFDADAIDVYQAYRPAIAQFAVAHQRFGGEFSYERMSWIKPNFLWMMYRAGWAQKQGQERILAIRLPRVFFDDLLRAAVPSTFDPVRFASHAAWKDAVQQSDVRLQWDPDHAPDGSALPRRALQLGLRGQALRQYGERQAISITDITDFVHAQAANLRHGEPALQVPHERVYVPPASAARNVGLDDQ, from the coding sequence ATGCATTCCGTTTCCTACGCTGCCTTGCAGCCCACTTGGCCCCGCCAGGGCCGTCACATCCTGGCGCGCTTCGACGCCGACGCGATCGATGTCTACCAGGCCTACCGCCCCGCAATCGCGCAGTTCGCGGTGGCCCATCAACGCTTCGGCGGCGAGTTCAGCTACGAGCGGATGAGCTGGATCAAGCCGAACTTCCTGTGGATGATGTATCGCGCCGGTTGGGCGCAGAAGCAAGGGCAGGAGCGGATCCTGGCGATCCGGCTGCCGCGCGTCTTCTTCGACGACCTGCTGCGGGCCGCGGTCCCGTCGACGTTCGATCCGGTGCGCTTCGCCAGTCATGCCGCGTGGAAGGACGCGGTCCAGCAGTCCGACGTGCGCCTGCAGTGGGACCCGGACCACGCGCCCGACGGCAGCGCGCTGCCGCGTCGCGCACTGCAACTGGGGCTGCGCGGCCAGGCGCTGCGCCAGTACGGCGAACGGCAGGCCATCTCGATCACCGACATCACCGATTTCGTGCACGCGCAGGCGGCGAACCTGCGGCACGGCGAGCCGGCGCTGCAGGTCCCACACGAGCGGGTCTACGTCCCGCCGGCCAGCGCGGCGCGGAACGTCGGGCTGGACGACCAGTAG
- a CDS encoding excinuclease ABC subunit UvrA, with amino-acid sequence MSTPSAFAASGFVRVRGAREHNLKDVDVELPRDALVVFTGVSGSGKSSLAFGTLFAEAQRRYLDSISPYARRLIDQAGVADVDAIDGLPPAVALQQHRGAPSTRSSVGSVTTISNSLRMLYSRAGTYPPGQGIIHADGFSPNTPAGACPTCHGLGRIYDATEASMVPDRSLSIRERAVAAWPPAWHGQNLRDILTTLGHDVDVPWAKLPKKTRDWILYTDEQPTVPVYPGFTLAETQRALKRKQEPAYMGTFSSARRYVLHTFASTQSALIKKRVAQYLISTACPSCDGTRLRREALSVTFAGLDIGALSQRPLGEVADLLRPAAEGRMQGRSRHPEQALAAQRIAQDLLARIQVVEALGLGYLTLERSTPTLSPGELQRLRLATQIRSQLFGVVYVMDEPSAGLHPADTQALLGALDQLKGAGNSLFVVEHEIDVIRHADWIVDVGPGAGEHGGQVLYSGPPAGLAQVQASSTRRYLFAEPRAATHAPRTPEGWLQLREVSRNNVVALDVDIPLGVFTTVTGVSGSGKSSLVSQALVELLGTQLGQAPAEAEEELDPLERGARVATDGYIADGLQHVRRLVQVDQAPIGRTPRSNLATYTGLFDHVRKRFAATPAARKRKYDAGRFSFNVAKGRCETCEGEGAVSVELLFMPSVYAPCPTCHGARYNAKTLEIELRGHTIAQVLRMTVAQALAFFADDTAIARPLQVLVDVGLGYLRLGQPATELSGGEAQRIKLASELQRAQRRGTVYVLDEPTTGLHPADVDTLLRQLHGLVEVGNTVVAVEHDMRVAAASDWIIDMGPGAGGAGGKVVAAGVPGVVARQADSRTAQFLAAELAE; translated from the coding sequence ATGTCCACGCCTTCCGCTTTCGCCGCTTCCGGCTTCGTGCGCGTCCGTGGTGCGCGCGAGCACAACCTCAAGGACGTGGACGTGGAGCTGCCGCGCGACGCGCTGGTGGTGTTCACCGGCGTGTCCGGCTCGGGCAAGTCGTCGCTGGCGTTCGGCACGCTGTTCGCCGAGGCGCAGCGGCGCTACCTGGATTCGATCTCGCCGTATGCGCGGCGTCTGATCGACCAGGCCGGCGTCGCCGACGTGGACGCCATCGACGGCCTGCCGCCGGCGGTGGCGCTGCAGCAGCATCGCGGCGCGCCGAGCACGCGCTCGTCGGTGGGCAGCGTCACCACCATCTCCAACTCGCTGCGCATGCTGTATTCGCGCGCCGGCACGTATCCACCGGGGCAGGGCATCATCCATGCCGACGGCTTCTCGCCGAACACGCCGGCCGGCGCCTGTCCCACCTGCCACGGCCTGGGGCGCATCTACGACGCCACCGAGGCATCGATGGTGCCGGATCGTTCGCTGAGCATCCGCGAGCGGGCGGTGGCGGCGTGGCCGCCGGCCTGGCACGGGCAGAACCTGCGCGACATCCTCACCACGCTCGGCCACGACGTCGACGTGCCGTGGGCGAAGCTGCCGAAGAAGACCCGCGACTGGATCCTGTACACCGACGAGCAGCCGACCGTGCCGGTGTATCCCGGCTTCACCCTGGCCGAGACCCAGCGCGCGCTCAAGCGCAAGCAGGAGCCGGCGTACATGGGCACCTTCAGCAGCGCGCGCCGCTACGTGCTGCACACCTTCGCCAGCACGCAGAGTGCGTTGATCAAGAAGCGCGTGGCGCAGTACCTGATCAGCACCGCGTGCCCCAGCTGCGACGGCACGCGGTTGCGCCGCGAGGCGCTGTCGGTGACTTTCGCCGGGCTGGATATCGGCGCACTGTCGCAGCGCCCGCTCGGCGAGGTCGCCGACCTGTTGCGGCCCGCGGCGGAAGGCCGCATGCAGGGCCGTTCGCGGCATCCGGAACAGGCGCTGGCCGCGCAGCGCATCGCCCAGGACCTGCTGGCGCGGATCCAGGTGGTGGAGGCTCTGGGGCTGGGCTATCTGACGCTGGAACGCAGCACGCCGACGCTGTCGCCCGGCGAACTGCAGCGGCTGCGCCTGGCCACGCAGATCCGCTCGCAACTGTTCGGCGTGGTCTACGTGATGGACGAACCGTCGGCGGGCCTGCATCCGGCCGACACGCAGGCGCTGCTGGGCGCGCTGGATCAGCTCAAGGGCGCGGGCAACTCGCTGTTCGTGGTCGAACACGAGATCGACGTGATCCGTCATGCCGACTGGATCGTCGATGTCGGCCCTGGTGCCGGCGAGCACGGCGGGCAGGTGCTGTACAGCGGTCCGCCGGCGGGACTGGCGCAGGTGCAGGCCTCGTCCACGCGCCGCTACCTGTTCGCCGAGCCGCGGGCCGCGACGCATGCGCCGCGCACGCCGGAGGGCTGGCTGCAGTTGCGCGAGGTCAGCCGCAACAATGTGGTCGCGCTGGACGTGGACATCCCGCTGGGCGTGTTCACCACCGTCACCGGCGTGTCCGGCTCGGGCAAGTCCTCGCTGGTCAGCCAGGCGCTGGTGGAATTGCTGGGCACGCAACTGGGTCAGGCACCGGCCGAGGCGGAGGAGGAACTGGATCCGCTGGAGCGAGGCGCGCGCGTCGCCACCGATGGCTACATCGCCGACGGTTTGCAGCACGTGCGGCGGCTGGTGCAGGTGGACCAGGCGCCGATCGGGCGCACGCCGCGTTCCAATCTGGCCACCTACACCGGCCTGTTCGACCATGTGCGCAAGCGCTTCGCGGCCACGCCGGCGGCGCGCAAGCGCAAGTACGATGCCGGGCGTTTTTCGTTCAACGTGGCCAAGGGCCGCTGCGAGACGTGCGAAGGCGAGGGCGCGGTGAGCGTGGAACTGCTGTTCATGCCCAGCGTGTATGCGCCGTGCCCGACCTGCCATGGCGCGCGCTACAACGCCAAGACGCTGGAGATCGAACTGCGCGGCCACACCATCGCGCAGGTGTTGCGCATGACCGTGGCGCAGGCGCTGGCGTTCTTCGCCGACGATACGGCGATCGCGCGGCCGCTGCAGGTGCTGGTGGACGTGGGCCTGGGCTATCTGCGGCTGGGCCAGCCGGCGACCGAGCTGTCCGGCGGCGAGGCGCAGCGCATCAAGCTGGCCAGCGAGCTGCAACGCGCGCAGCGCCGCGGCACCGTGTACGTGCTGGACGAGCCCACCACCGGATTGCACCCGGCCGACGTGGACACGCTGCTGCGGCAGTTGCACGGGCTGGTGGAGGTGGGCAACACCGTGGTGGCGGTGGAGCACGACATGCGCGTGGCCGCGGCCAGCGACTGGATCATCGACATGGGGCCGGGTGCGGGTGGGGCGGGCGGCAAGGTCGTGGCGGCGGGTGTGCCAGGCGTGGTGGCGCGGCAGGCCGACAGTCGAACCGCGCAGTTTCTGGCGGCGGAGTTGGCGGAGTAG
- a CDS encoding HD domain-containing protein, which produces MTALTERYARAVDYARIAHAGQFRKGGTVPYLSHVLGVSTLVLEAGGDEDQAIAALLHDVVEDCGAGHEAVIRAQFGEAVADMVMACTDATAERKAAPADVPAKRRDWRIRKQAYLAHLADAPDAVLLVSACDKLYNARSIVADLEDPEVGAAVFERFTAGREGTLWYYQALHAIYAERGVAVLRAFASAVTRMQALAARDADADTLAAPALG; this is translated from the coding sequence ATGACTGCTCTCACCGAACGCTACGCGCGCGCTGTGGACTACGCGCGCATCGCCCACGCCGGCCAGTTCCGCAAGGGCGGCACGGTGCCGTATCTGAGTCACGTGCTGGGTGTGTCGACGCTGGTGCTGGAGGCCGGCGGCGACGAGGACCAGGCGATCGCAGCGCTGCTGCACGACGTGGTCGAGGATTGCGGCGCCGGCCACGAGGCGGTGATCCGTGCGCAGTTCGGCGAGGCAGTGGCCGACATGGTGATGGCCTGCACCGACGCCACCGCCGAGCGCAAGGCGGCGCCCGCGGACGTGCCGGCCAAGCGCCGCGACTGGCGCATCCGCAAGCAGGCGTATCTGGCGCATCTGGCCGATGCCCCGGACGCGGTGCTGCTGGTGTCGGCCTGCGACAAGCTCTACAACGCGCGCAGCATCGTCGCCGACCTGGAAGACCCAGAGGTCGGGGCGGCAGTGTTCGAGCGCTTCACCGCCGGCCGTGAGGGCACGCTGTGGTACTACCAGGCGCTGCATGCGATCTACGCCGAGCGCGGCGTGGCGGTGCTGCGCGCCTTCGCCAGTGCGGTGACGCGGATGCAGGCGTTGGCCGCGCGCGACGCGGACGCCGACACGCTGGCGGCGCCCGCGTTGGGTTGA
- a CDS encoding restriction endonuclease, whose translation MAIPDFQTIMLPLLRLIADRKEHRLRDVVETLAEVFKLTEEERNELLPSGTAPLFNNRVGWANTYLKQAGLVQAPKRGYLTITAEGLQLLASNPASVGLETLLRYEAFKEFRSRRRENVGDQDPVKAGAVEESSDLVTLQTPEDQMASAYRALRERLELELLDQVKSASPAFFERLVVQLLVAMGYGGSLDDAGRAIGKSGDGGIDGIIKEDRLGLDAIYIQAKRWEGTVGRPDIQQFAGALQGQRAVKGVFITTSTYSRDARDYVKSINTKIILIDGTELTGLMVDYGVGVSRVGVYELKRIDSDFFEESGA comes from the coding sequence GTGGCGATACCGGACTTCCAAACCATCATGCTGCCGTTGTTACGGCTTATCGCAGATCGCAAAGAGCACCGGCTTCGCGATGTTGTCGAGACGTTGGCTGAGGTGTTCAAGCTCACCGAAGAAGAGCGCAATGAACTACTGCCTAGTGGTACAGCGCCACTCTTCAACAACCGAGTGGGATGGGCGAACACTTACCTGAAGCAGGCAGGGCTTGTTCAAGCGCCAAAGCGTGGCTATCTGACGATCACAGCGGAAGGGCTACAACTACTGGCCTCCAATCCGGCATCAGTTGGATTGGAAACACTGCTGCGATACGAGGCGTTCAAAGAGTTTCGTAGCCGGCGGCGTGAGAATGTCGGGGATCAGGACCCAGTCAAGGCCGGCGCCGTTGAGGAATCTTCCGACTTGGTGACGCTACAAACGCCAGAGGATCAGATGGCATCGGCCTATCGCGCGCTGCGGGAGCGGCTTGAACTCGAGTTGCTTGATCAAGTCAAATCGGCATCGCCAGCTTTTTTCGAGAGGCTGGTTGTGCAGTTGCTGGTCGCCATGGGCTATGGCGGTTCGCTCGACGATGCAGGTCGCGCGATCGGAAAAAGCGGCGACGGCGGCATCGATGGCATCATCAAAGAAGATCGTTTGGGGCTGGATGCGATCTACATCCAGGCTAAGCGCTGGGAGGGAACGGTGGGGCGGCCCGATATCCAGCAATTCGCTGGAGCGCTCCAAGGACAGCGCGCGGTCAAAGGCGTTTTTATCACCACATCGACTTACAGTCGTGATGCGCGGGACTACGTGAAGTCGATCAACACCAAGATCATCTTGATCGACGGCACAGAACTGACTGGGTTAATGGTTGACTACGGTGTGGGCGTCAGCCGGGTAGGTGTCTATGAGTTGAAGCGCATTGATTCGGATTTCTTTGAGGAGAGCGGTGCCTGA